From one Peredibacter starrii genomic stretch:
- a CDS encoding endonuclease/exonuclease/phosphatase family protein — MDRIVFALSLILFINLDASAGLISRYFNKVPLSEAHTITGTSSERELPESVKVLVWNIKKTQEAAWEKEFKTFSQGRELFLLQEAYPNELFTKTLESFPEFRWDMGISFRYQLFGNLPTGTMIGSRVEPTELVIKHTVDREPATDTPKAMTLGKYPLKGSSKELLVINVHGINFTTFGSFKRNMFQAEEEISKHEGPVLVAGDFNTRTKARMRYLFDLMQKHKLTEVKFKNAHQRMVAKFTNNVLDHGFVRGLDVKNAEVLGFARGSDHKPMVLDITVQEEN; from the coding sequence ATGGATAGAATTGTCTTTGCTCTTTCACTTATTCTTTTTATCAATTTAGATGCTTCGGCCGGATTAATTTCAAGGTACTTCAATAAGGTCCCTTTAAGCGAGGCCCATACTATTACTGGAACTTCCTCTGAGCGAGAACTCCCGGAGAGTGTTAAGGTTTTGGTTTGGAACATAAAGAAGACCCAAGAGGCCGCCTGGGAAAAAGAATTTAAAACTTTTAGTCAGGGCCGTGAGCTCTTTCTTCTTCAAGAAGCTTATCCGAATGAACTCTTCACGAAAACACTGGAATCATTTCCGGAATTCCGCTGGGACATGGGAATTAGTTTTCGATATCAACTCTTTGGCAATCTTCCCACCGGCACCATGATTGGTTCGCGAGTAGAACCAACTGAACTGGTTATCAAGCATACGGTAGATAGGGAACCTGCCACGGACACTCCGAAGGCAATGACTCTGGGAAAATACCCACTCAAAGGTTCAAGTAAGGAACTCCTGGTGATCAATGTCCATGGTATTAACTTCACGACATTTGGATCATTTAAAAGAAATATGTTCCAGGCCGAGGAAGAGATTTCAAAACACGAGGGTCCAGTACTCGTAGCAGGAGACTTCAATACTCGTACGAAAGCTCGTATGCGCTATTTATTTGATCTCATGCAAAAGCATAAACTCACAGAAGTGAAGTTTAAAAATGCTCACCAAAGAATGGTGGCAAAGTTCACAAACAATGTTTTAGATCACGGCTTCGTTCGTGGTCTCGATGTAAAAAATGCTGAAGTCCTGGGGTTCGCCCGAGGCAGTGACCATAAACCAATGGTCCTTGATATTACAGTTCAGGAGGAGAATTAG
- a CDS encoding phosphatase PAP2 family protein has product MILRLMLCAFLLTSGQEAQAAFFKVLSKSTIRSIIGPYPAPGSEEEARDFEAMLDLQATRTPEQCADAATQETGTLKNIFYRNNGPLTKREANILSVKLFKAYAEAGINIYIAKGVYKRPRPYKTRADIIPCIGLENSYAYPSGHTTVARVFARILSRIYPDRAEAFMKRADEAAHHRILGGVHHPSDIEAGKKLGDVLSDHVMKTTNILKEVQGI; this is encoded by the coding sequence ATGATTCTTAGACTGATGTTATGTGCGTTTCTCTTAACATCCGGGCAAGAGGCCCAAGCTGCTTTTTTTAAAGTTTTATCTAAATCTACCATTCGTTCAATCATTGGCCCTTACCCGGCCCCTGGTTCTGAAGAAGAGGCTAGGGACTTTGAGGCCATGCTTGATCTTCAGGCCACTCGTACACCTGAGCAATGCGCGGATGCGGCCACTCAGGAAACTGGAACTTTAAAAAATATTTTCTATCGAAACAATGGTCCCCTCACCAAGCGTGAAGCGAACATCTTGTCGGTAAAACTTTTCAAGGCCTACGCTGAAGCAGGTATTAATATTTATATCGCCAAGGGTGTTTATAAACGTCCTCGCCCTTATAAAACCCGTGCGGATATCATTCCTTGTATTGGACTTGAAAACTCTTACGCATATCCAAGCGGTCATACAACGGTTGCTCGAGTTTTTGCTCGTATTCTTTCTCGAATTTATCCTGATCGTGCCGAAGCTTTTATGAAACGTGCCGATGAGGCCGCTCATCATCGTATCCTCGGAGGAGTTCATCATCCAAGTGATATTGAGGCAGGCAAGAAACTCGGGGATGTTCTCTCTGACCATGTCATGAAAACCACCAATATCCTGAAAGAAGTGCAGGGGATTTGA
- a CDS encoding YkgJ family cysteine cluster protein, with translation MRVLDLYQKVSEFTVGPEAQALSHCQKGCSRCCYVDLSVFQVESHNIENWFRSLPIEKQSAIREKWKTPLNTTQTFHGVEAKSCVFLHEEACTIYEARPLICRTQGLAMKFKDGADEYLDICPLNEDMLDELSEKEVLNLDLLNMILSQLEKVDAGNHSRERVALSDLREKL, from the coding sequence ATGAGGGTTTTAGATCTCTATCAAAAAGTGTCGGAATTTACGGTGGGTCCTGAGGCCCAGGCGTTGTCTCATTGCCAAAAGGGATGCTCACGCTGCTGTTACGTTGATCTTTCTGTGTTTCAAGTAGAGTCTCATAATATCGAAAACTGGTTTCGTTCTCTTCCCATTGAAAAACAAAGTGCTATTCGCGAGAAATGGAAGACCCCCTTAAATACTACTCAGACCTTTCATGGAGTAGAAGCAAAGTCATGTGTGTTCCTTCATGAAGAGGCCTGCACGATTTACGAAGCGCGACCTCTTATTTGCCGCACTCAAGGGCTTGCCATGAAGTTCAAAGACGGAGCAGATGAATATCTGGACATCTGTCCTTTGAATGAAGACATGCTGGATGAGCTTTCTGAAAAAGAAGTTCTGAATTTAGATCTTTTGAATATGATTCTTTCTCAATTAGAGAAGGTCGATGCCGGGAACCATTCTCGCGAGAGGGTGGCGCTTTCTGATCTCAGGGAGAAGCTATGA
- a CDS encoding DUF2905 domain-containing protein, which translates to MNPISKTLIIIGVVLIVSGLLWHFSGGKIPLGRLPGDIRIEGENTKVFIPITTSLLLSALLSLIMYFFRK; encoded by the coding sequence ATGAACCCCATCAGTAAGACCCTTATCATCATTGGCGTTGTATTGATTGTTTCAGGACTATTGTGGCATTTTTCAGGTGGAAAGATCCCACTAGGGCGTTTACCTGGGGACATTCGAATTGAAGGTGAGAACACGAAGGTCTTCATTCCCATTACGACAAGCTTGCTCCTAAGCGCACTCTTGTCACTCATCATGTATTTTTTTAGAAAGTAA
- the ygiD gene encoding 4,5-DOPA-extradiol-dioxygenase — protein sequence MNRRLFMGTLIGGAVGTALFKNLKGESSTRMPTLFLAHGSPMNAIAHNSFTQFLEQTGKELPTPKALLVISAHWETMGTKVLKLERPRTIHDFGGFPEPLYQIQYPAPGDLALADRISKLSPLIETDSTWGLDHGTWAVLKFLYPKADVPVLQLSLNRNMTFKDHLNLARELSVLRNEGVLIVGSGNVTHNLRRISWTEDAPATDWALEFDELLKNAILKRDEDFLLGKTGKYQSLWNMAHPSVEHYLPILYAYGAADSPEKVKYIFEGMQNASLSMRSMMFA from the coding sequence ATGAATCGTCGATTATTTATGGGGACGTTAATTGGAGGGGCAGTGGGAACAGCATTATTTAAAAATTTAAAGGGTGAATCTTCCACTCGTATGCCGACCCTTTTTCTGGCCCATGGTTCGCCCATGAATGCCATTGCTCATAATTCCTTTACTCAATTTTTAGAGCAAACGGGGAAGGAGCTACCGACTCCAAAAGCACTTCTCGTCATCTCCGCCCACTGGGAAACCATGGGGACCAAGGTGTTAAAACTTGAGAGGCCAAGAACGATTCATGATTTTGGAGGATTCCCTGAGCCGCTTTATCAAATTCAATATCCAGCACCCGGGGACCTGGCCCTGGCCGATCGAATTAGCAAATTATCTCCATTGATTGAGACGGATTCGACTTGGGGACTGGATCACGGAACCTGGGCGGTCTTGAAGTTTCTCTATCCCAAAGCAGATGTTCCGGTTCTACAGTTGAGTCTTAATCGCAACATGACTTTCAAAGATCACCTGAATCTTGCCAGGGAGTTATCTGTTCTTCGAAATGAGGGAGTTTTGATTGTGGGAAGTGGTAACGTCACTCACAACCTTCGACGTATTTCCTGGACCGAAGATGCGCCGGCCACTGATTGGGCGCTGGAGTTCGATGAACTTTTAAAGAACGCTATTTTAAAACGTGATGAAGATTTTCTGCTGGGAAAAACAGGGAAGTATCAGAGTCTTTGGAATATGGCCCATCCTTCAGTTGAACACTATCTTCCGATTCTCTATGCCTATGGGGCGGCAGATTCTCCGGAAAAAGTTAAATACATCTTCGAAGGAATGCAGAACGCTTCACTGTCCATGCGTTCAATGATGTTCGCTTAA
- a CDS encoding SRPBCC family protein gives MLENVSTNPKFNFSLVLPVPIDMVYAAWTDPAQLAVWWGPHGFTNPVCQIEDRPGGKILIHMQDSFGTIHPMDGTFHEVEERKRLIFTSQALNQAGRPILQVLNTVIFEEVNEGTRLTVLADVERVSLSAKTYLDGMEDGWSESLDRLKNFLIRKMS, from the coding sequence ATGCTTGAAAATGTAAGCACTAATCCGAAATTCAACTTCAGTCTAGTTCTACCCGTCCCCATTGATATGGTATATGCGGCCTGGACTGATCCGGCCCAATTGGCGGTCTGGTGGGGCCCTCATGGTTTTACAAATCCTGTGTGCCAGATAGAAGATCGCCCGGGAGGAAAGATTTTAATTCACATGCAGGACAGCTTCGGAACCATTCATCCGATGGATGGAACTTTTCATGAGGTGGAAGAGAGAAAGCGCCTGATTTTCACCAGCCAGGCCCTGAATCAGGCCGGTCGACCTATTCTTCAGGTCTTAAATACAGTGATCTTTGAGGAAGTTAATGAGGGCACAAGACTCACGGTTCTGGCGGATGTCGAACGCGTGAGCCTTTCAGCAAAAACATATTTGGATGGCATGGAAGACGGATGGTCCGAAAGCCTTGATCGACTCAAAAACTTTTTGATTCGAAAAATGTCTTAA
- a CDS encoding phospholipase D-like domain-containing protein yields the protein MSSGYFLGLLTVALFAPSIWGATNPFAQYQKDTPSQNSSFFPQTPPFKYPFTISAEVKNSDLDVQKILLDFPVDTLDRVSELYRGIPFNSQKSMYEYPFAIHPTWEYLPYPFIKSIPRSNPEQWISHFSKRLNRTVGINSSKFQDELDALTGTEAVAGNELRVLKTPASYAEILARVEMVKSHAFISSFLFNCDKGTESLVSAIGRKARTAKIYVMYDAFGAKSDPACSKRLEQLGAKVVLFKTKLGTIFHEKMYVFDGQYAMVDGQNLIAAGTLSNGTNNLFNDVAVLAAGPIVTKIGSHFIDLWESQGQKIAPEIKEQYLKQNAFIRPYASKAFLSNNIARMRDQGLCRLVTKSPGKNQQQILNLYLHTARNVNSYLFFNYIDPKYRDPARKDVGEKFIDAVLERVNFRKEIRVDMLTNGWKNPFQVELPEGMAANRNLMTQLILELQNIITTDPHKDMAKMHANLGNKVKTDNFHWWSYPQYMHAKTLMADNAWTIIGSYNINEGSEYQSYESVLACLDTELAQGMQESIILDAMNSIPVPLK from the coding sequence ATGAGTTCAGGATATTTTTTAGGTTTATTGACTGTCGCACTATTCGCGCCTTCTATCTGGGGTGCCACGAATCCTTTTGCTCAATACCAAAAAGATACTCCTTCTCAGAATTCGAGCTTCTTTCCTCAGACGCCTCCTTTTAAATATCCGTTTACGATTTCTGCAGAGGTTAAAAACTCTGATTTAGATGTGCAGAAAATCTTGTTGGATTTTCCGGTTGATACTCTTGATCGCGTTTCAGAGCTATATCGTGGCATTCCATTCAATTCTCAGAAATCAATGTACGAATACCCGTTTGCGATTCATCCAACTTGGGAGTACCTGCCTTATCCATTTATTAAATCAATTCCACGCTCTAATCCTGAGCAGTGGATCAGTCATTTCAGTAAGCGATTAAATAGAACGGTTGGAATCAATAGTTCTAAGTTCCAAGATGAGCTGGATGCTTTGACAGGAACAGAAGCTGTGGCCGGAAATGAATTGAGAGTTTTAAAAACTCCTGCCTCTTATGCTGAAATTCTAGCAAGAGTTGAAATGGTCAAAAGCCATGCATTCATTTCAAGCTTCCTTTTTAACTGCGACAAGGGGACGGAGAGTTTAGTCAGTGCCATTGGCCGTAAGGCCAGAACCGCCAAGATCTACGTTATGTATGATGCTTTCGGTGCTAAGTCTGATCCGGCCTGTTCAAAAAGATTAGAACAACTAGGGGCAAAGGTTGTTTTATTCAAGACTAAACTTGGAACGATTTTCCACGAGAAAATGTATGTATTTGATGGCCAGTATGCCATGGTGGATGGTCAAAACCTTATTGCTGCCGGAACTTTAAGTAACGGAACAAACAATCTCTTTAACGATGTTGCGGTTCTTGCCGCCGGACCGATTGTGACAAAAATCGGATCTCATTTTATTGATCTCTGGGAATCTCAAGGCCAGAAGATCGCCCCTGAAATTAAAGAGCAATACCTTAAGCAAAATGCCTTTATTCGTCCTTATGCTAGCAAGGCCTTCTTGAGTAACAATATTGCAAGGATGAGAGACCAAGGTCTTTGTCGTCTTGTGACAAAATCTCCGGGAAAAAATCAGCAGCAGATTTTAAATCTTTATCTCCACACAGCTCGCAACGTGAATTCATACTTGTTCTTTAACTACATTGATCCGAAGTATCGTGATCCTGCGAGAAAAGATGTAGGCGAGAAGTTCATTGATGCGGTTCTTGAGCGCGTGAATTTCAGAAAAGAGATCCGTGTTGATATGCTGACCAATGGCTGGAAGAATCCATTTCAGGTTGAACTTCCTGAAGGCATGGCCGCGAATCGAAATCTCATGACTCAGCTTATTCTTGAGTTACAAAATATCATTACGACCGATCCTCACAAGGACATGGCCAAGATGCATGCAAATCTTGGTAACAAAGTGAAAACTGATAATTTCCACTGGTGGTCTTATCCACAATACATGCATGCTAAAACTCTTATGGCCGATAATGCCTGGACCATCATTGGGTCATACAACATCAATGAAGGATCGGAGTATCAGAGTTATGAGTCGGTTCTGGCCTGTCTGGACACTGAATTAGCTCAAGGGATGCAGGAATCAATCATCCTGGACGCCATGAACTCAATTCCGGTACCGCTTAAATAA
- a CDS encoding M48 family metallopeptidase → MRTVLFLCFLILFGLNLQSCSSVKTPDDSEINAMALKSYEEVKSKAKISNNADWTAMVNRVASRIAKASGENFQWEWMLIDSPEVNAWCMPGGKIAVYTGIMPVLQTEGALAAVLGHEVAHATKRHGKKQYARAMKGNIAGVVIGTATVIGGQIFCKSESCRMITGLGGAAAGFAVAFFDRKFSRGDETEADKVGQDFMAKAGYDPAEAVKVWERMGAANQGKAPPEFMSTHPSDETRRKNLSTWLPEAEAVYSQAPQKYGVGESIK, encoded by the coding sequence ATGAGAACAGTTCTGTTTCTTTGTTTCCTCATTTTATTCGGGCTTAATCTTCAAAGTTGTTCATCGGTAAAAACTCCCGATGATAGCGAGATCAATGCCATGGCCTTGAAGTCTTATGAGGAAGTAAAATCCAAAGCGAAAATCTCTAACAATGCTGATTGGACCGCCATGGTCAATCGAGTGGCCTCGCGAATTGCCAAAGCCTCAGGTGAAAATTTTCAATGGGAGTGGATGCTGATCGACAGTCCCGAAGTAAACGCCTGGTGTATGCCAGGTGGTAAGATCGCCGTTTATACGGGCATTATGCCGGTTTTACAGACGGAAGGGGCCTTGGCCGCGGTTCTGGGTCATGAGGTCGCCCACGCCACTAAAAGACACGGTAAAAAACAATATGCTCGTGCGATGAAAGGAAATATCGCAGGTGTTGTCATTGGAACGGCAACGGTAATCGGTGGGCAGATTTTTTGTAAATCAGAGTCATGTCGAATGATCACCGGGCTGGGTGGTGCGGCCGCGGGATTTGCGGTGGCATTCTTTGACCGTAAGTTCTCTCGAGGTGATGAAACCGAAGCAGATAAAGTAGGACAGGATTTTATGGCCAAGGCCGGTTACGATCCAGCAGAGGCAGTTAAAGTCTGGGAACGCATGGGTGCGGCCAACCAAGGAAAGGCCCCACCAGAATTCATGTCAACTCACCCTTCGGATGAAACTCGTCGCAAAAATCTTTCTACCTGGTTACCAGAGGCGGAGGCGGTTTATTCGCAAGCTCCCCAAAAGTACGGCGTAGGGGAATCAATCAAATAA
- a CDS encoding CBS domain-containing protein, with translation MLVKDIMNSNVEVINCEKSVFDAAQMMARGDYGSLPVERDDKMIGMITDRDITIRVVAERKDPSKTKVYDCMTEKITYCFDDEDVEGIADKMKSAQIHRIPVVNRDKRLVGIVSSKELVSNAQNPKVTQETLNQIYQ, from the coding sequence ATGTTAGTAAAAGATATTATGAATTCGAATGTGGAAGTTATTAACTGTGAAAAGAGCGTATTCGATGCGGCCCAAATGATGGCCCGTGGTGATTACGGTTCTTTACCGGTTGAAAGAGACGATAAAATGATTGGTATGATTACGGACCGTGACATTACCATTCGAGTTGTCGCTGAAAGAAAAGATCCTTCTAAAACCAAAGTGTATGACTGCATGACTGAGAAAATTACCTACTGCTTTGATGATGAGGATGTGGAAGGAATTGCAGACAAGATGAAATCAGCGCAAATTCATCGTATCCCAGTTGTTAATCGCGATAAGCGCTTAGTGGGAATTGTAAGTTCAAAAGAACTAGTAAGTAATGCTCAGAATCCCAAAGTCACTCAAGAAACTCTCAATCAGATTTATCAGTAA
- a CDS encoding protein-glutamine glutaminase family protein codes for MKKMLFPLALLMLSSSVFAERYYGTVHSFDQGKKGEDHLLFLNSGRVIIVKKNGRFSFSRLDFRPGVNIAVDVDENNELEAISSMPDESMPSEEEPMPTEVMPDATVLPDFSTASKIFSGMNRSWKSNTECTDRAHVWTYEEWKKYGLISRKVFMFFTNTYIRRYNYHWWFHVSPYVLVQSGEGVVERVLDRRYTSGIRTMKSWSDIFIASKKSCPVTTYAYYRANKNSPEHCFHVKSNMYNRLPLHVRNQENTGRVQTRFNTSEVNFSYRAFTRRGAK; via the coding sequence ATGAAAAAGATGTTGTTTCCACTTGCCCTGTTGATGCTTTCATCTTCCGTCTTCGCTGAACGCTATTACGGAACTGTTCATTCATTTGATCAAGGTAAAAAAGGAGAAGATCACCTTCTCTTTCTGAACAGTGGTCGCGTTATCATTGTTAAAAAGAATGGTCGTTTTTCTTTTTCACGTCTGGATTTTAGGCCGGGTGTGAACATCGCTGTGGATGTGGATGAGAACAACGAACTTGAGGCCATCAGCTCAATGCCAGATGAATCTATGCCGTCTGAAGAAGAGCCGATGCCAACGGAAGTGATGCCAGATGCAACAGTACTGCCGGACTTCTCGACCGCCTCGAAAATTTTCTCAGGCATGAATCGCAGCTGGAAATCAAACACAGAATGTACCGACCGCGCACACGTATGGACCTATGAAGAGTGGAAGAAATACGGACTGATTTCTCGTAAGGTCTTTATGTTTTTCACAAACACTTACATCAGAAGATACAACTACCATTGGTGGTTCCACGTATCACCATACGTTCTGGTTCAAAGTGGCGAAGGTGTTGTTGAACGCGTTCTAGACCGTCGCTACACAAGTGGCATCAGAACCATGAAATCATGGTCAGACATCTTCATTGCTTCAAAGAAGAGCTGTCCGGTAACAACCTACGCTTACTATCGTGCAAACAAAAACTCGCCTGAGCATTGCTTCCATGTAAAGAGCAATATGTATAACAGATTGCCACTACATGTGCGTAACCAGGAGAACACTGGTCGCGTTCAGACTCGCTTCAATACAAGTGAAGTAAATTTCTCTTATCGCGCATTTACTCGCCGAGGGGCGAAATAG
- a CDS encoding HNH endonuclease signature motif containing protein, producing MKVKMLAILSLFALATQVLAAANYPVRPDRRLTPGKFCEPQLATEYRYQEQIPYCARDVSSELKDEIFQSYRRLGFSLNSVQRSDYKIDHYIPLCLGGSNDKANLWPQHVSVYSITDSIEALSCEKLQQNRISRRDAVTVLLTVKNDLSKAKEAMKYLRSL from the coding sequence ATGAAAGTTAAAATGTTGGCCATACTCAGCCTTTTCGCACTGGCCACTCAAGTCCTGGCAGCAGCAAACTACCCTGTTCGTCCAGACCGTCGCCTTACTCCGGGTAAATTCTGTGAACCACAACTCGCCACAGAGTACCGTTACCAAGAACAAATTCCTTATTGTGCTCGCGATGTATCTTCAGAACTTAAAGACGAAATATTTCAATCTTACCGCCGTCTTGGTTTTTCACTCAATTCAGTCCAGAGATCAGATTATAAAATCGACCACTATATTCCACTTTGTTTAGGTGGAAGTAATGATAAGGCCAATCTATGGCCTCAGCACGTATCGGTTTACAGTATTACAGACTCAATTGAGGCGCTTAGCTGCGAAAAATTACAGCAAAACAGAATCAGCCGTCGTGATGCGGTGACAGTATTGCTGACTGTTAAGAACGACCTGTCAAAAGCAAAAGAAGCAATGAAATATCTAAGATCCCTTTGA
- a CDS encoding DUF309 domain-containing protein, which yields MKRLIPDWPFPPYIFVPGENPHPKKSGGHMEGQGDPVARPIDLDHPEQSEFLRYSLDLYNAQYFWESHVYLEALWNAHGRVGSVADFLKGLIKLGAAGVKVKINQKASAIDHLLRAKELLSMVMEKEGSLFLGFNLEKIIDLIDNSIDSKELSLKVYPEWK from the coding sequence ATGAAGCGACTCATTCCTGATTGGCCATTTCCTCCATATATTTTTGTTCCTGGCGAGAACCCTCATCCTAAAAAATCCGGCGGTCATATGGAAGGCCAGGGTGATCCCGTGGCCCGTCCCATTGATCTCGACCATCCAGAACAAAGCGAGTTCTTGCGCTACTCACTTGATCTCTACAATGCTCAATACTTTTGGGAGAGCCATGTTTATCTCGAGGCCCTCTGGAATGCTCATGGCAGAGTGGGAAGTGTCGCGGACTTCTTAAAGGGTCTTATCAAACTGGGAGCTGCCGGGGTGAAAGTAAAAATTAATCAGAAGGCGAGTGCGATTGATCATCTACTGAGGGCCAAGGAATTGCTCTCCATGGTCATGGAAAAAGAGGGATCATTATTCCTGGGATTTAATTTGGAGAAAATCATTGATTTGATAGATAATTCTATTGATTCAAAAGAATTATCATTAAAAGTTTATCCGGAATGGAAATAG
- the trhA gene encoding PAQR family membrane homeostasis protein TrhA encodes MSTGLKKPLLRGHIHQESFFCSLGACSMLVAKASNSNSLIASLAYSGCLIALFGISALYHRPNWDERRRALLRRIDHSAIFLLIAGCFTPVCLLALPESVGLKLLAIVYVAVLFGIVKCIFWTNAPKWLSCILYGCVLFLFVPYLKEFNQGLGLFNMVLIWLGCIVYSIGAAFYAFKRPNFFPDVFGHHELFHAFTVVGAVLHFIVMYRLIT; translated from the coding sequence ATGAGTACCGGCCTAAAAAAACCTCTTCTACGTGGACATATACATCAGGAATCTTTCTTCTGCTCACTGGGCGCTTGTTCCATGTTGGTGGCAAAAGCATCAAATTCAAATTCACTCATCGCGAGTCTGGCCTATTCAGGTTGCTTGATCGCTCTCTTTGGTATTAGTGCTCTTTATCATCGTCCGAACTGGGATGAAAGAAGACGTGCGCTTCTGCGTCGGATTGATCACTCGGCGATCTTTCTTCTGATTGCTGGATGCTTTACTCCGGTCTGTCTTTTGGCCTTGCCGGAGTCTGTTGGTCTAAAGCTTCTTGCCATTGTTTATGTGGCGGTCTTATTTGGAATTGTGAAATGTATCTTTTGGACAAATGCTCCTAAGTGGCTTTCATGCATTCTTTACGGTTGTGTCTTGTTCTTGTTCGTTCCGTATCTAAAAGAATTCAATCAGGGTCTGGGCCTTTTCAACATGGTCCTTATCTGGCTGGGTTGTATTGTCTATTCGATTGGTGCTGCTTTTTATGCTTTCAAGCGTCCTAATTTTTTTCCGGACGTGTTTGGACATCATGAGCTCTTTCATGCTTTCACGGTAGTAGGAGCGGTCCTGCATTTCATCGTGATGTATCGATTGATTACTTGA
- a CDS encoding LysR family transcriptional regulator → MNKLDMMKIFVRVAETESFTKAAESLNMPKASISTYVQRLETLLGTQLLHRTTRKVTVTQDGMTFYERCKDLLSDMDDVETMFQSGEVSVSGRIRIDMPTSLAKNVVVPKLPEFFKLHPDIEIELSSTDRKVDLIREGFDCVVRVGTLTDSGLVAKRLGNYSMINCVSPAYIKKYGIPKKLEDLNKHLLVHYVSNFGSRPDGFEYFNGEKYTSLKMKGVITVNSIDAYTSACLAGLGIIQVPLVGAAMYLKDKSLVEVLPKLKAEPMPISLIYPQRRNMARRVRVFMEWLEEILKSYIK, encoded by the coding sequence ATGAACAAGCTGGATATGATGAAGATCTTTGTCAGAGTGGCAGAAACAGAAAGTTTCACCAAAGCGGCCGAGTCTCTCAACATGCCAAAGGCAAGCATTTCTACTTATGTTCAACGTCTTGAGACTCTCCTGGGAACTCAACTACTTCATCGCACTACCCGCAAAGTTACAGTCACACAGGACGGGATGACTTTCTATGAGCGCTGCAAAGATTTGTTGTCCGACATGGATGATGTAGAAACGATGTTTCAATCTGGCGAGGTAAGTGTTTCAGGAAGAATCCGGATTGATATGCCAACCAGCCTCGCTAAAAACGTGGTTGTTCCGAAACTGCCTGAGTTTTTTAAACTTCACCCTGATATTGAAATTGAACTAAGTAGTACTGATAGAAAAGTCGATCTTATTCGTGAGGGGTTTGACTGTGTCGTAAGGGTCGGAACATTAACTGACTCGGGACTCGTAGCAAAACGGCTCGGAAACTACTCCATGATTAATTGTGTCTCACCTGCCTATATAAAAAAGTATGGCATACCTAAAAAGTTAGAAGATCTGAATAAGCATCTTTTGGTTCACTACGTTTCAAACTTCGGTAGTCGCCCGGATGGATTTGAGTACTTTAACGGCGAGAAATATACTTCCCTCAAAATGAAGGGTGTCATCACCGTCAATAGCATTGATGCCTACACCTCTGCTTGTCTGGCAGGTCTTGGGATTATTCAGGTTCCACTCGTCGGTGCAGCGATGTATTTGAAGGACAAGTCACTGGTCGAGGTTCTGCCCAAACTCAAGGCCGAACCCATGCCAATATCGCTCATCTACCCTCAAAGAAGAAACATGGCCCGAAGAGTGCGAGTCTTTATGGAATGGCTTGAAGAAATTTTAAAAAGTTATATCAAGTAA